One part of the Marinobacterium rhizophilum genome encodes these proteins:
- a CDS encoding LysR family transcriptional regulator — MPAQISLDALKVLDAIDRHGSFAAAAEALFRVPSAITYTVQKLEEEHRIKVFEKHGRRMVLTPVGRMLLQHGRQILQATESLSEMARRMAHGWEAQLTIAINALFPVELIYPLVKRFQQVQPDIHVILRYETLAGTWDCLQDNRADLVIGAPGLPPEGRSYDLLGLPLMPGNAFCYVAAPEHPICQLEQPVKREALRRFTSVVIPDSSRHLPALTYGLLESQPRIFVPDTDAKLKAHLAGLGIGYLPRFRAAPYIASGTLVEIDVELTRTDHSHHIAWHSSNQGRALHWFVDALREENPFAELMLQGQGA; from the coding sequence ATGCCGGCGCAGATATCACTGGATGCACTCAAGGTACTGGATGCCATCGATCGACATGGCAGTTTTGCCGCTGCCGCCGAAGCGCTGTTCCGGGTGCCTTCGGCGATAACTTATACCGTGCAGAAGCTGGAGGAAGAACACCGCATCAAGGTGTTCGAAAAACACGGCCGGCGCATGGTGCTGACGCCGGTGGGGCGGATGCTGTTGCAGCACGGTCGGCAGATCCTGCAGGCCACGGAGTCCCTGTCCGAGATGGCGCGGCGTATGGCGCATGGCTGGGAGGCCCAGCTGACCATCGCCATCAATGCCCTGTTCCCCGTTGAACTGATCTACCCGCTGGTAAAGCGCTTCCAGCAGGTGCAGCCGGATATTCATGTCATTTTGCGCTATGAAACCCTGGCGGGCACCTGGGACTGTCTGCAGGATAACCGCGCGGACCTGGTCATAGGCGCGCCAGGGTTGCCGCCGGAGGGGCGCTCCTACGATTTGCTGGGGTTGCCGCTGATGCCCGGCAATGCCTTCTGCTATGTGGCGGCGCCGGAGCATCCCATTTGTCAGCTGGAGCAGCCGGTCAAGCGTGAGGCGCTGCGGCGATTTACCTCGGTGGTGATTCCCGACAGCTCCAGGCACTTGCCAGCGCTGACCTATGGTCTGCTCGAAAGCCAGCCGCGCATCTTTGTGCCGGATACCGATGCCAAGCTCAAGGCGCACCTGGCGGGCCTGGGTATCGGATACCTGCCACGCTTTCGCGCCGCGCCTTATATCGCCAGCGGCACGCTGGTGGAGATCGATGTGGAACTGACCCGCACCGATCACAGCCACCACATCGCCTGGCACAGCAGCAACCAGGGCCGCGCACTGCACTGGTTTGTCGATGCGCTGCGCGAAGAGAACCCATTTGCCGAGCTGATGCTGCAGGGGCAGGGCGCCTGA
- a CDS encoding ABC transporter substrate-binding protein, which produces MKGLMTGLRLGVCALAAAVAMQAAAELPSNIRVVIGSKSTGGDTYQSTSIVAEALSEKLGSNFKVDATGAPAAFKAVERSRSSDGSTIMVFHDQAYLGVLYDQKGYDDPFANYSIGPTFAINPGNAYLVSKKSPYRSVEQIIDAAGNGETVRVAIQPGGVSEIGYTALKNAVKLKYPGKEDNLKVVNTGSQDSKNQAMFDGLADVINGSVQSNEQYTRLPADDQKAMSFVWLTAREQTIQQAHEEGMGKTPRADLLKFVAPQVQVPMGADQDFTFDKEFFFLYNKDIDPAFVAAIDKALEEIFAEGKIQEVQKKSFFIPNFKPAAEAQTYLKEKNDRIADVINAIKG; this is translated from the coding sequence ATGAAAGGTTTGATGACAGGACTGCGTTTGGGGGTATGTGCACTGGCGGCGGCTGTCGCCATGCAGGCTGCGGCAGAGCTGCCGTCCAACATTCGTGTTGTGATCGGCTCCAAGTCGACCGGCGGCGATACCTACCAGTCCACCAGCATTGTTGCAGAAGCGCTGTCCGAGAAGCTGGGTAGCAACTTTAAGGTTGATGCCACCGGTGCGCCGGCCGCGTTCAAGGCTGTGGAGCGCAGCCGCAGTAGCGATGGCAGCACCATCATGGTATTCCATGATCAGGCGTATCTCGGCGTACTGTATGACCAGAAGGGCTACGACGATCCCTTTGCCAACTACAGCATCGGGCCAACCTTTGCGATCAATCCGGGCAATGCCTACCTGGTCAGCAAGAAATCGCCATACCGCAGCGTCGAGCAGATCATCGATGCGGCAGGCAACGGTGAAACGGTTCGAGTCGCCATCCAGCCCGGCGGCGTATCCGAAATCGGCTATACCGCGTTGAAAAATGCCGTCAAGCTCAAGTACCCGGGCAAAGAGGACAATCTGAAGGTGGTGAACACCGGGTCGCAGGACTCCAAGAACCAGGCGATGTTCGATGGTCTGGCCGACGTGATCAACGGCAGCGTGCAGTCCAACGAGCAGTACACCCGTTTGCCGGCCGACGACCAGAAAGCCATGAGCTTTGTCTGGCTGACCGCCCGTGAGCAGACCATTCAGCAAGCCCACGAAGAGGGCATGGGCAAAACCCCCCGTGCGGACCTGCTGAAGTTCGTCGCGCCCCAGGTGCAGGTGCCGATGGGCGCAGACCAGGACTTCACCTTCGACAAGGAGTTTTTCTTCCTCTACAACAAGGATATCGATCCAGCATTCGTAGCTGCGATAGACAAGGCGTTGGAGGAAATCTTTGCCGAAGGCAAGATCCAGGAAGTACAGAAGAAGTCCTTCTTCATCCCCAACTTCAAGCCCGCAGCTGAAGCGCAGACCTACCTGAAAGAGAAAAACGACCGCATCGCCGACGTGATCAACGCGATCAAGGGCTAA
- a CDS encoding MOSC domain-containing protein produces MRGQMAKLLGTLPQCGVLEQILLRPSRDEPMRSVTEAVVQPGAGLLGDRFSGRPDSKRQITLFQAENLAVLASLLHLESLDPALLRRNLLVRGISLHALSGRRFRIGEVVLEGAGQCHPCSRMEAVLGPGGFNAMRGIGGLCVRIVEGGTIRLGDRVRAEPAIDTEQLP; encoded by the coding sequence ATGCGCGGTCAGATGGCGAAGCTGCTGGGGACACTGCCCCAGTGTGGTGTACTGGAGCAGATACTGCTGCGGCCTTCCCGGGATGAACCCATGCGAAGCGTTACCGAGGCCGTGGTGCAGCCGGGTGCGGGACTGCTGGGGGATCGCTTTAGCGGCCGACCCGACAGCAAGCGCCAGATCACCTTGTTTCAGGCGGAAAACCTCGCGGTGCTGGCGTCGCTGCTGCACCTTGAGTCGCTGGACCCTGCGCTGCTGCGGCGCAACCTGCTGGTGCGCGGCATCAGCCTGCATGCGCTGAGCGGGCGCCGCTTCCGTATTGGAGAGGTGGTGCTCGAAGGGGCGGGGCAGTGCCATCCCTGTTCCCGCATGGAAGCGGTGCTGGGCCCGGGGGGCTTTAATGCCATGCGGGGTATCGGCGGGCTTTGCGTGCGCATTGTCGAGGGCGGGACTATCCGGCTGGGTGACCGGGTGCGGGCCGAACCCGCTATCGATACAGAACAGCTGCCCTGA
- a CDS encoding tripartite tricarboxylate transporter TctB family protein — protein sequence MSQTLTSLLEVSIDFDQSHLFFPRLVLVMLAGMLLLIAVLNRGRLAEIVRTRGANLAFFEANADKFRLFSTLVLIVVYFVSMDFVGQLFPNTGLGFLLCSIVFVALLSLVYVHEITRSVLLVIGCNALFAPLTVWYVLGSLFDITLP from the coding sequence ATGAGCCAGACACTTACGTCTCTGCTCGAAGTCTCGATCGACTTCGATCAATCCCATCTTTTTTTTCCAAGGCTGGTGCTTGTCATGCTGGCAGGGATGCTGCTGCTGATTGCCGTGCTCAATCGTGGGCGACTGGCTGAAATCGTGCGTACCCGGGGTGCTAACCTGGCGTTCTTCGAGGCGAATGCCGACAAGTTTCGCCTGTTCAGTACCCTGGTGCTGATCGTCGTTTACTTTGTGTCGATGGATTTTGTCGGGCAGCTTTTTCCCAATACCGGATTGGGATTTCTGCTTTGCTCCATCGTTTTCGTGGCGCTTCTGTCCCTGGTGTATGTGCACGAAATCACCCGCTCGGTGTTGCTGGTGATTGGCTGCAACGCGCTCTTTGCGCCGCTGACGGTCTGGTACGTACTGGGCTCGCTGTTCGATATCACCTTGCCGTAA
- a CDS encoding CoA-binding protein: MNDDNIIRKILESSKTIALVGASPRPHRASHQVMGYLMAKGYRVIPVNPTEAGASILGQSVRASLSEIDEPIDMVDIFRNSVDAGDAVDAAIAAHAKSIWMQLGVINEPAAERAQAAGLDVVMDRCPALEIPRLNL, encoded by the coding sequence TTGAACGACGACAATATAATTCGAAAGATTCTTGAGAGCAGCAAGACCATCGCCCTGGTGGGCGCGAGCCCCCGGCCGCACCGCGCCAGTCACCAGGTCATGGGGTACCTGATGGCCAAGGGCTACCGCGTTATCCCGGTTAATCCAACCGAAGCCGGCGCCAGCATCCTGGGGCAGTCGGTCAGGGCATCACTGTCGGAAATTGATGAGCCCATCGACATGGTGGATATTTTTCGCAACTCGGTGGATGCCGGTGACGCCGTGGATGCGGCCATCGCGGCGCACGCCAAGTCGATCTGGATGCAGCTGGGCGTGATAAACGAGCCTGCGGCCGAGCGTGCCCAGGCCGCGGGCCTGGATGTGGTGATGGATCGCTGCCCGGCGCTGGAGATTCCGCGGCTGAATCTGTGA
- a CDS encoding potassium/proton antiporter: protein MTSLFLLVGALMLMLSILLSPLSNRIGMPVLLLFLGVGMLAGEDGPGHIQFDDFETAFLVGNLALAIILLDGGMRTRGETFRVGLRPALVLATLGVLITALVTGMAAVFIFDLSWLDGLLIGTIVSSTDAAAVFALLQGRGLNLNARVGATLEIESGSNDPMAIFLTLVLLQLITLEGDASLWAAPLMLLQQIGIGVVCGWLGGKLLVSLVNRVDLVTALYPLLVTASGLVVFSGTNALGGSGFLAIYLAGVLLGNARVRMMPAILQVHDGLAWLAQLCLFLILGLLVDPSQLLLIAPAGLLLAAVLILVARPLATFSTLWPFKFNVREQSFIAWVGLRGAVPIVLALFPVMAGVEQAPLFFNIAFIVVLVSLVIQGTSLAPVARWLKLEVPGHEQAHRRIPIDVPAVGEHELLLFRLQGSRWQRPSPLGELRMPADTGIAAVFRNGRYLRPQAKTALQDGDLLAVMARPDMIDALGHQFNAPQGPKHLGEMAFFGEFVLNGEAQLADVEQAYGIRVEQEDSSQTLSACIARHQHGHPVVGDSLMLGPVTLVVKAVDGDVVTKVGLKLH, encoded by the coding sequence ATGACCTCCCTGTTCCTGCTGGTCGGGGCCCTGATGCTAATGCTCAGCATCCTGCTGAGCCCACTGTCAAACCGGATCGGCATGCCGGTGCTGCTGCTCTTCCTGGGCGTGGGCATGCTCGCCGGCGAAGATGGTCCGGGGCATATCCAGTTCGACGACTTCGAGACCGCCTTCCTGGTGGGCAACCTGGCACTGGCCATCATACTGCTGGATGGCGGCATGCGCACAAGAGGCGAAACCTTCCGCGTCGGCCTGCGACCGGCCCTGGTGCTGGCGACCCTGGGTGTACTGATCACCGCGCTGGTGACCGGGATGGCCGCTGTGTTTATCTTCGATCTCTCCTGGCTTGACGGCCTGCTGATCGGCACCATCGTGTCCTCCACCGACGCCGCGGCGGTGTTCGCACTGCTGCAGGGACGCGGCCTGAACCTGAATGCCCGCGTCGGTGCCACGCTGGAAATCGAGTCCGGCAGCAACGACCCCATGGCCATCTTCCTGACCCTGGTCCTGCTGCAGCTGATCACGCTGGAGGGTGACGCGTCACTGTGGGCAGCCCCCCTGATGCTGCTGCAACAGATCGGCATTGGTGTCGTCTGCGGCTGGCTCGGCGGCAAGCTACTGGTGTCCCTGGTCAACCGGGTGGACCTGGTCACGGCGCTCTATCCACTGCTGGTCACCGCCAGCGGCCTGGTCGTGTTCTCCGGCACCAACGCCCTGGGCGGCAGCGGCTTTCTGGCGATCTACCTGGCCGGCGTATTACTGGGCAATGCCCGGGTACGCATGATGCCGGCCATCCTGCAGGTTCACGACGGGCTCGCCTGGCTGGCACAGCTGTGCCTGTTCCTGATCCTGGGCCTGCTGGTGGACCCGTCCCAGCTGCTGCTGATCGCGCCCGCCGGCCTGCTGCTGGCCGCGGTGCTGATCCTGGTTGCCCGGCCGCTGGCGACCTTCAGCACGCTCTGGCCATTCAAGTTCAATGTCCGCGAACAGAGCTTTATCGCCTGGGTGGGGCTGCGCGGCGCGGTGCCCATCGTGCTGGCGCTGTTCCCGGTCATGGCGGGTGTCGAGCAGGCACCGCTGTTCTTCAACATCGCCTTTATCGTCGTGTTGGTGTCACTGGTTATCCAGGGTACCAGCCTGGCGCCGGTGGCGCGCTGGCTGAAACTGGAAGTGCCGGGGCACGAACAGGCACACAGGCGCATTCCCATCGATGTTCCGGCGGTCGGTGAACACGAACTGCTGCTGTTCAGGCTGCAGGGCTCGCGCTGGCAACGGCCTTCCCCGCTGGGTGAGCTGCGCATGCCGGCCGATACCGGTATCGCCGCGGTATTTCGCAACGGCCGTTACCTGCGCCCCCAGGCCAAGACCGCCCTGCAGGATGGCGACCTGCTGGCGGTGATGGCGCGCCCCGACATGATCGATGCCCTGGGCCACCAGTTCAACGCGCCCCAGGGCCCCAAGCACCTGGGGGAAATGGCCTTCTTCGGCGAGTTTGTGCTCAATGGCGAGGCGCAACTGGCCGATGTCGAGCAGGCCTACGGCATCAGGGTCGAGCAGGAGGACTCCAGCCAGACGCTGTCGGCCTGTATCGCCCGACACCAGCATGGCCACCCGGTTGTAGGTGATAGCCTTATGCTGGGCCCGGTGACCCTGGTGGTCAAAGCCGTGGACGGCGATGTCGTCACCAAGGTCGGTCTGAAACTGCACTGA
- a CDS encoding RidA family protein, protein MSLTRMETGQRMSRIVIHNDTVYLCGQVAADANADIREQTQTMLDKVDTLLAQAGSDREHLLSATLYIRDMKDFAAMNEVWDAWVPEGHAPARACVEARMARPELLVEVSVVAALKK, encoded by the coding sequence ATGAGCCTTACCCGTATGGAAACCGGCCAGCGCATGAGCCGGATCGTGATTCACAATGACACTGTTTACCTCTGTGGCCAGGTGGCGGCCGATGCCAATGCCGATATTCGCGAGCAGACGCAGACGATGCTGGACAAGGTCGACACCCTGCTGGCCCAGGCCGGCAGTGATCGCGAGCACCTGCTGTCCGCGACCCTGTATATCCGTGACATGAAGGACTTCGCCGCCATGAATGAAGTCTGGGATGCCTGGGTTCCGGAAGGGCACGCACCGGCCCGCGCCTGCGTTGAAGCCCGCATGGCGCGACCTGAACTGCTGGTTGAAGTGTCCGTGGTTGCGGCACTGAAAAAGTAA
- the ansA gene encoding asparaginase: MKSKVLIIHTGGTIGMHPSDQGYVPVPGFDELLQQKLSKQAQQNLPHFEILEFTQLIDSSNIQPSDWTRLGRTLMEHYDDYNGFVVLHGTDTMAYTASALSFILQGLDKPVILTGSQIPLIEPRNDALDNLITALILAGNYPVPEVCIYFNGRLLRGNRACKLRATGFDAFDTPNCPWLGQAGIHIELQEHLLLDRGTPSFSAPDFDPCAVSLLHLYPGMPGSIAAQLLENSRLKGLLIRSFGVGNPPDENRELMAALEQASARGQVVVNLTQCLQGKVSQGAYATGAKLNDIGVVPGSDLTVEAAFTKLHFLIATGHAAPRVRELMQTPICGEQS; the protein is encoded by the coding sequence ATGAAATCAAAAGTTCTGATCATTCACACCGGCGGTACCATCGGCATGCACCCCTCGGATCAGGGCTATGTGCCGGTGCCAGGCTTTGACGAGCTGCTGCAGCAAAAACTCAGCAAGCAGGCACAGCAGAACCTGCCCCATTTCGAAATACTGGAATTTACGCAGCTCATCGACAGCTCCAACATCCAGCCATCGGACTGGACCCGCCTGGGCCGAACGCTGATGGAGCATTACGACGACTACAACGGCTTCGTGGTGCTGCACGGCACCGATACCATGGCCTACACCGCTTCCGCCCTGTCGTTCATCCTGCAGGGACTCGACAAGCCGGTCATTCTGACCGGCTCGCAGATCCCCCTGATCGAGCCACGCAACGATGCACTGGACAACCTGATCACCGCGCTGATTCTGGCCGGTAACTACCCGGTGCCCGAGGTCTGCATTTACTTCAACGGCCGCCTGCTGCGGGGCAACCGGGCGTGCAAACTGCGGGCAACCGGTTTTGATGCCTTCGACACGCCCAACTGCCCCTGGCTTGGCCAGGCCGGCATTCACATCGAACTGCAGGAACACCTGCTGCTCGATCGCGGCACCCCAAGCTTTAGCGCCCCGGACTTCGATCCCTGCGCTGTTTCCTTACTGCACCTTTATCCCGGCATGCCCGGAAGCATCGCCGCGCAGCTGCTGGAAAACTCCCGGCTCAAGGGGCTGCTGATCCGCAGCTTCGGTGTCGGCAACCCGCCGGACGAGAATCGTGAACTGATGGCCGCACTGGAGCAGGCCTCCGCCCGGGGCCAGGTGGTGGTCAACCTGACCCAGTGTCTGCAGGGAAAGGTCAGTCAGGGCGCCTATGCCACCGGTGCCAAGCTGAACGATATCGGCGTGGTGCCGGGCAGCGACCTCACGGTGGAGGCGGCCTTCACCAAGCTGCACTTCCTGATCGCCACCGGCCATGCAGCGCCGCGGGTACGCGAGCTGATGCAGACGCCCATCTGCGGCGAGCAGAGCTGA
- a CDS encoding LacI family DNA-binding transcriptional regulator: MPKLPAKKTPKPRPDKTRLALGLTLIDVAKVAGVSPITVSRALSRPELVSEQTLEKVRRAVADVGYTPNMLAGGLASKQSKLVAVFVPTIAHSIFSDMVQTLMDQLGNAGYQSIIGVTGYSVEKEESLLGAILGRRPDAIVLTGTEHSALTRQRLVASGIPVVEAWDLCEDPIDILVGFSHSAVGKAVARHLLGRGYRRFAVVSVSDARAVKRSVGLVDELSVQGVTDVRQVIYPAPATLKEGRDGLSQLLREGTLPEVVVCSSDTVAQGVLAEAASRGLRVPEDVAVMGFGDLSSAAQLYPALSSVRLDGARIGSLIASTLLERLQKQRDGQAPVRIDTGFDVINRVST; encoded by the coding sequence ATGCCCAAACTCCCCGCAAAGAAAACCCCTAAACCCCGGCCGGACAAGACACGCCTGGCATTGGGCCTAACGCTCATTGATGTTGCCAAGGTGGCTGGCGTTTCACCGATCACCGTATCCCGGGCCCTGAGCCGGCCGGAGCTGGTGTCCGAACAGACGCTGGAGAAGGTTCGTCGCGCGGTGGCTGATGTTGGATACACGCCCAATATGCTGGCAGGCGGGCTCGCCAGCAAGCAGAGCAAACTGGTAGCCGTTTTCGTGCCTACCATCGCGCACTCCATTTTTTCCGACATGGTCCAGACGCTGATGGATCAGCTGGGTAATGCGGGTTACCAGTCCATCATCGGGGTGACAGGCTATTCAGTCGAGAAGGAAGAGTCCTTGCTGGGCGCGATCCTCGGCCGTCGTCCCGACGCCATTGTGTTGACGGGGACGGAACATTCCGCGCTGACGCGACAGCGGCTTGTCGCTTCGGGCATCCCAGTGGTGGAGGCGTGGGATCTCTGCGAGGATCCGATCGATATTCTGGTGGGTTTTTCCCACTCCGCGGTGGGCAAGGCCGTGGCGCGTCACCTGCTTGGCAGGGGATACCGGCGTTTTGCGGTAGTATCCGTCAGCGATGCACGGGCGGTAAAACGATCCGTGGGGCTGGTGGACGAGTTAAGTGTCCAGGGTGTCACGGATGTGCGCCAGGTGATTTATCCGGCGCCGGCAACGCTGAAAGAGGGGCGTGACGGCCTGAGTCAGTTGTTGCGCGAGGGTACCCTGCCCGAGGTCGTGGTGTGCAGTTCGGATACGGTTGCACAGGGGGTTCTGGCGGAAGCCGCCTCACGGGGGCTGCGGGTTCCCGAGGATGTCGCCGTGATGGGATTCGGTGATCTGAGCAGCGCCGCCCAGTTGTATCCCGCACTGTCATCGGTCAGGCTGGACGGTGCGCGCATCGGAAGCTTGATCGCGAGCACTCTGCTGGAGCGTCTGCAAAAACAGCGCGACGGCCAGGCGCCGGTGCGTATCGACACGGGCTTTGATGTGATCAACAGGGTCAGTACCTGA
- a CDS encoding MFS transporter codes for MSPSILSERNYLTYLCGSLFSTQGVWIQRMTLGWMMWDLTGSETWLGLLAFLMFFPVVLVGPLFGVLVDRINRRRAAVAISLLLSGLGGTLAALVWGGLIEPLGLLLFALVIGMTNSAYQAVRLSLVPELVSVVNMSRAVAINAILFNSARFIGPMIAGVLINLYGGAMALAVSGACYLPLTLVLSQLRLDEKARRGGAEQRRFLADLLAGVRYARSEALILRLLLVIGCSAILGRGLLEILPAAVDVLYHRGVEALAMLTSAAGLGSIVAGLILSAQSQARLLPALGLAAPGAGLVLMLFGLNTHFEVAVVLVMLLSFCATVCGVATQSLIQVSLDRAYRGRVMSLWGALNVGGGAVGGLLFGLVTEHAGYGLTLVLLGALNILLARFATRGLGAPEPGH; via the coding sequence ATGAGCCCCTCCATACTCAGTGAGCGCAATTACCTTACCTACCTGTGCGGCAGCCTGTTCTCGACCCAGGGGGTCTGGATCCAGCGCATGACTCTGGGCTGGATGATGTGGGATCTTACCGGCTCGGAGACCTGGCTGGGTTTGCTGGCCTTCCTGATGTTCTTTCCGGTGGTGCTGGTGGGGCCCCTGTTCGGGGTGCTGGTGGATCGTATCAACCGGCGTCGGGCGGCGGTGGCGATCAGCCTGCTGTTGAGCGGCCTGGGCGGGACGCTGGCGGCCCTGGTATGGGGCGGACTGATCGAGCCGCTGGGGCTGTTGCTGTTCGCGCTGGTGATCGGCATGACCAACAGTGCCTACCAGGCGGTGCGGCTGTCGCTGGTGCCGGAGCTGGTCAGCGTGGTCAACATGTCCAGGGCGGTGGCGATCAATGCCATTCTGTTCAACAGCGCTCGCTTTATTGGCCCGATGATCGCCGGTGTGCTGATCAACCTCTACGGTGGGGCGATGGCACTGGCCGTGAGCGGTGCCTGCTACCTGCCCCTGACGCTGGTGCTGTCGCAGTTGAGGCTGGATGAAAAGGCCCGCAGGGGTGGCGCGGAGCAACGGCGGTTTCTGGCCGACCTGCTCGCCGGCGTGCGTTACGCCCGCAGCGAGGCGCTGATCCTGCGTCTGCTGCTGGTGATTGGTTGCTCCGCGATTCTGGGCCGCGGCCTGCTGGAAATACTGCCGGCGGCGGTGGATGTGCTCTATCACCGGGGGGTGGAAGCGCTGGCCATGCTGACCTCGGCGGCGGGACTTGGCTCCATCGTGGCCGGACTGATCCTGTCTGCCCAGTCCCAGGCGCGACTGCTGCCGGCCTTGGGCCTTGCGGCACCGGGGGCCGGCCTCGTGCTCATGTTATTTGGCCTCAACACACACTTTGAGGTCGCCGTGGTGCTGGTGATGCTGCTGAGCTTTTGTGCCACTGTCTGCGGCGTGGCGACGCAATCGCTGATACAGGTCTCGCTCGATCGCGCCTATCGCGGGCGGGTCATGAGCCTGTGGGGGGCGCTCAATGTCGGCGGTGGCGCTGTCGGCGGTTTGCTGTTCGGCCTGGTCACCGAGCACGCCGGCTATGGCCTGACCCTGGTGCTGCTCGGCGCCCTCAATATTCTGCTGGCCCGGTTTGCCACCCGTGGGCTGGGCGCCCCGGAGCCTGGCCACTAA
- a CDS encoding tripartite tricarboxylate transporter permease, with amino-acid sequence MDFISLLSPEYFLLAAAGSLVGIIFGAIPGMTATMAVAVCLPLTYSLGLHEGLALLLGLYVGGISGGLVPAILLNIPGTPSSITTTFDGHPMAQRGEAERALKICIVSSLVGGLFSAVILFLFAPVLSDFAIKFSYVEKFLIIFFALTVIASLSSNMLVGIFSGMIGVFLSLIGTYDVGVGGNGEYRLMADFMVPYLEEGFSLLPVLIGLFGLATIFLEAERGTRDEVGEKRIQLSQGVPFRLNVFRGQFVNMLRSSSIGTFVGMLPGIGGSAASVLAYSQQKNFSKDPSRMGKGAPEGLIASESANNALTGGALIPLLSLGIPGDSTTAVLIGAFTLQGLQVGPLFIGENLDTWYSMMIGLVFANLVMFAVMFFAIKHIAKVVMVPKYVLYPIIIMMCVVGAYAINYGIMFDVWTLLIFGLLGYVAQKIGLEIAPLVIGFILGGSAEVYFVKSLESFGTLSIFFTKSPIAIVLWCMIAASVFFSVYLALKARRESKSRTVEV; translated from the coding sequence ATGGATTTTATTTCCCTGTTATCTCCCGAATATTTCCTGCTGGCGGCTGCGGGCTCGCTGGTGGGCATCATTTTTGGCGCCATTCCGGGCATGACCGCCACCATGGCCGTGGCCGTCTGCCTGCCGCTGACCTATTCCCTGGGTCTGCATGAAGGCCTGGCGCTGCTGCTCGGGCTTTATGTTGGCGGTATATCGGGTGGCCTGGTACCGGCGATCCTGCTGAACATTCCCGGTACGCCTTCGTCGATTACCACGACCTTTGACGGTCACCCCATGGCCCAGCGGGGCGAGGCAGAGCGGGCATTGAAAATCTGTATCGTCTCGTCTCTGGTGGGCGGGCTCTTCAGTGCCGTGATCCTGTTTCTGTTCGCGCCGGTTTTATCGGATTTTGCGATCAAGTTTTCCTATGTCGAGAAATTCCTGATCATCTTTTTTGCCCTGACGGTGATCGCGTCACTGTCCAGCAACATGCTGGTGGGGATCTTCAGTGGCATGATCGGCGTCTTCCTGAGCCTGATCGGCACTTACGATGTCGGGGTCGGTGGCAACGGTGAATACCGGCTGATGGCCGATTTCATGGTGCCTTACCTGGAAGAGGGGTTCTCGCTGCTGCCGGTACTGATCGGGCTTTTCGGTCTGGCGACCATCTTTCTGGAAGCCGAGCGCGGTACCCGGGATGAAGTGGGTGAGAAGCGTATCCAGCTGAGCCAGGGCGTTCCGTTCAGGTTGAACGTGTTTCGCGGCCAGTTCGTCAACATGCTCAGATCCTCCAGTATCGGCACCTTTGTCGGCATGTTGCCGGGTATCGGCGGCAGTGCGGCCTCGGTGCTGGCCTACTCGCAGCAGAAAAATTTCTCCAAGGATCCTTCGAGGATGGGCAAGGGAGCGCCCGAAGGGCTTATCGCCTCGGAATCCGCCAACAATGCCCTGACCGGCGGTGCGCTGATTCCGCTGCTGTCACTTGGTATACCCGGTGACAGCACCACGGCGGTGCTTATCGGCGCCTTCACGTTGCAGGGGCTGCAGGTGGGGCCACTCTTTATCGGTGAGAACCTGGATACCTGGTACTCGATGATGATCGGCCTGGTGTTCGCCAACCTGGTGATGTTCGCCGTCATGTTCTTCGCGATCAAGCATATCGCCAAGGTCGTGATGGTACCCAAGTACGTGCTTTATCCCATTATCATCATGATGTGTGTGGTCGGTGCCTACGCGATCAACTACGGCATCATGTTCGATGTCTGGACACTACTGATATTCGGCCTGCTCGGCTACGTGGCACAAAAAATCGGCCTCGAAATCGCGCCGCTGGTGATCGGCTTTATTCTGGGCGGCTCGGCCGAAGTGTATTTCGTCAAGAGCCTGGAATCCTTCGGCACCTTGAGCATCTTCTTTACCAAGAGCCCGATTGCCATCGTGCTCTGGTGCATGATCGCCGCCTCTGTCTTTTTCTCCGTTTATCTGGCCCTTAAGGCCCGCCGGGAAAGCAAGTCCCGCACCGTTGAAGTCTGA